One window of the Balaenoptera ricei isolate mBalRic1 chromosome X, mBalRic1.hap2, whole genome shotgun sequence genome contains the following:
- the ZIC3 gene encoding zinc finger protein ZIC 3 isoform X3, translated as MTMLLDGGPQFPGLGVGSFGAPRHHEMPNREPAGIGLNPFGDSPHAAAAAAAAAFKLSPAAAHDLSSGQSSAFTPQGSGYANALGHHHHHHHHHHHAGQVPSYGGAASTAFNSTRDFLFRQRGSGLGEAASGGGQHGLFAGSASSLHAPAGIPEPPGYLLFPGLHEQGAGHPSPTGHVDNNQVHLGLRGELFGRADPYRPVASPRTDPYTAGAQFPNYSPMNMNMGVNVAAHHGPGAFFRYMRQPIKQELSCKWIDEAQLSRPKKSCDRTFSTMHELVTHVTMEHVGGPEQNNHVCYWEECPREGKSFKAKYKLVNHIRVHTGEKPFPCPFPGCGKIFARSENLKIHKRTHTGEKPFKCEFEGCDRRFANSSDRKKHMHVHTSDKPYICKVCDKSYTHPSSLRKHMKPPSTKRRREQMKPCLLVFITHSDPFFNC; from the exons ATGACGATGCTCCTGGACGGAGGCCCGCAGTTCCCCGGGCTGGGAGTGGGCAGCTTCGGCGCGCCGCGCCACCACGAGATGCCCAACCGCGAGCCGGCGGGCATTGGGCTGAATCCCTTCGGGGACTCGCcccacgccgccgccgccgccgccgccgccgccttcaAGCTGAGCCCCGCCGCGGCTCACGATCTGTCTTCCGGCCAGAGCTCGGCGTTCACGCCGCAGGGTTCGGGTTACGCCAACGCCCTgggccatcatcaccaccaccatcaccaccatcaccacgcCGGCCAGGTGCCCAGCTACGGCGGTGCCGCCTCCACCGCCTTCAACTCCACTCGCGACTTTCTGTTCCGCCAGCGCGGCTCCGGGCTCGGCGAGGCGGCCTCGGGTGGCGGGCAGCACGGGCTCTTCGCCGGCTCGGCGAGCAGCCTGCACGCTCCGGCTGGCATTCCTGAGCCCCCCGGCTACCTGCTCTTCCCCGGGCTGCACGAGCAGGGCGCCGGGCACCCGTCGCCCACCGGGCACGTGGACAACAACCAGGTCCACCTGGGGCTGCGCGGAGAGCTGTTCGGCCGCGCCGACCCGTACCGCCCGGTGGCCAGCCCGCGCACGGACCCCTACACGGCCGGCGCGCAGTTCCCTAACTACAGCCCCATGAACATGAACATGGGCGTGAACGTGGCGGCCCACCACGGGCCCGGCGCCTTCTTCCGTTACATGCGGCAGCCCATCAAGCAGGAGCTGTCGTGCAAGTGGATCGACGAGGCTCAGCTGAGCCGGCCCAAGAAGAGCTGCGACCGGACCTTCAGCACCATGCACGAGTTGGTGACACATGTCACCATGGAGCATGTGGGGGGCCCGGAGCAGAACAACCACGTCTGCTACTGGGAGGAGTGCCCCCGCGAGGGCAAGTCCTTCAAGGCGAAGTACAAACTGGTCAATCACATTCGGGTGCACACGGGCGAGAAGCCTTTCCCTTGCCCCTTCCCGGGATGCGGGAAGATCTTTGCTCGCTCCGAGAACCTCAAGATCCACAAGAGGACCCACACAG GTGAGAAACCGTTCAAATGTGAATTTGAAGGCTGTGACAGACGCTTTGCCAACAGCAGCGACCGCAAGAagcacatgcatgtgcacacctCGGACAAGCCCTATATCTGCAAAGTGTGCGACAAGTCCTACACGCACCCCAGCTCCCTGCGCAAGCACATGAAG CCTCCTTCTACAAAGAGGAGACGAGAGCAAATGAAACCTTGTTTGTTGGTATTTATAACTCACTCAGATCccttttttaattgttaa
- the ZIC3 gene encoding zinc finger protein ZIC 3 isoform X1, with protein MTMLLDGGPQFPGLGVGSFGAPRHHEMPNREPAGIGLNPFGDSPHAAAAAAAAAFKLSPAAAHDLSSGQSSAFTPQGSGYANALGHHHHHHHHHHHAGQVPSYGGAASTAFNSTRDFLFRQRGSGLGEAASGGGQHGLFAGSASSLHAPAGIPEPPGYLLFPGLHEQGAGHPSPTGHVDNNQVHLGLRGELFGRADPYRPVASPRTDPYTAGAQFPNYSPMNMNMGVNVAAHHGPGAFFRYMRQPIKQELSCKWIDEAQLSRPKKSCDRTFSTMHELVTHVTMEHVGGPEQNNHVCYWEECPREGKSFKAKYKLVNHIRVHTGEKPFPCPFPGCGKIFARSENLKIHKRTHTGEKPFKCEFEGCDRRFANSSDRKKHMHVHTSDKPYICKVCDKSYTHPSSLRKHMKVHESQGSDSSPAASSGYESSTPPAIASANSKDTTKTPSAVQTSTSHNPGLPPNFNECLLLQRGDESK; from the exons ATGACGATGCTCCTGGACGGAGGCCCGCAGTTCCCCGGGCTGGGAGTGGGCAGCTTCGGCGCGCCGCGCCACCACGAGATGCCCAACCGCGAGCCGGCGGGCATTGGGCTGAATCCCTTCGGGGACTCGCcccacgccgccgccgccgccgccgccgccgccttcaAGCTGAGCCCCGCCGCGGCTCACGATCTGTCTTCCGGCCAGAGCTCGGCGTTCACGCCGCAGGGTTCGGGTTACGCCAACGCCCTgggccatcatcaccaccaccatcaccaccatcaccacgcCGGCCAGGTGCCCAGCTACGGCGGTGCCGCCTCCACCGCCTTCAACTCCACTCGCGACTTTCTGTTCCGCCAGCGCGGCTCCGGGCTCGGCGAGGCGGCCTCGGGTGGCGGGCAGCACGGGCTCTTCGCCGGCTCGGCGAGCAGCCTGCACGCTCCGGCTGGCATTCCTGAGCCCCCCGGCTACCTGCTCTTCCCCGGGCTGCACGAGCAGGGCGCCGGGCACCCGTCGCCCACCGGGCACGTGGACAACAACCAGGTCCACCTGGGGCTGCGCGGAGAGCTGTTCGGCCGCGCCGACCCGTACCGCCCGGTGGCCAGCCCGCGCACGGACCCCTACACGGCCGGCGCGCAGTTCCCTAACTACAGCCCCATGAACATGAACATGGGCGTGAACGTGGCGGCCCACCACGGGCCCGGCGCCTTCTTCCGTTACATGCGGCAGCCCATCAAGCAGGAGCTGTCGTGCAAGTGGATCGACGAGGCTCAGCTGAGCCGGCCCAAGAAGAGCTGCGACCGGACCTTCAGCACCATGCACGAGTTGGTGACACATGTCACCATGGAGCATGTGGGGGGCCCGGAGCAGAACAACCACGTCTGCTACTGGGAGGAGTGCCCCCGCGAGGGCAAGTCCTTCAAGGCGAAGTACAAACTGGTCAATCACATTCGGGTGCACACGGGCGAGAAGCCTTTCCCTTGCCCCTTCCCGGGATGCGGGAAGATCTTTGCTCGCTCCGAGAACCTCAAGATCCACAAGAGGACCCACACAG GTGAGAAACCGTTCAAATGTGAATTTGAAGGCTGTGACAGACGCTTTGCCAACAGCAGCGACCGCAAGAagcacatgcatgtgcacacctCGGACAAGCCCTATATCTGCAAAGTGTGCGACAAGTCCTACACGCACCCCAGCTCCCTGCGCAAGCACATGAAG GTTCATGAATCTCAAGGGTCAGATTCCTCCCCTGCTGCCAGTTCAGGCTATGAATCTTCCACTCCACCCGCTATAGCTTCTGCAAACAGTAAAGATACCACTAAAACCCCTTCTGCAGTTCAAACTAGCACCAGCCACAACCCTGGACTTCCTCCCAATTTTAACGAATG CCTCCTTCTACAAAGAGGAGACGAGAGCAAATGA